The Arcobacter roscoffensis genome segment TAAGAGAAGTTCCAAAGTCACTTATTGTAAATGACAAAATTCATGAAAAAACAAAAAGATTATCAAAAAGATATTTACATGGGCATGGTTTCTTCTTTATTGGAAGAGACGTATTCTTCCCATTAGCTTTAGAAGGGGCATTAAAATTAAAAGAGATTTCATATTTACATGCAGAGGGTTACCCAGCAGGTGAGATGAAACATGGACCTATTGCTTTAGCTGATCCTGAACTATTTACAATAGCACTTATGCCTCAAAACTTACTATATGACAAGATTAAGTCAAATGTTGAAGAGTTAAGTGCAAGAGATAGTACTATTTGTGCAGTATCTCCTCTTGATTTTGAATTAGCAGACGATTTTATAAAAACTGAAAAAACAGATCATTATATGTTAGAGTTTTTTGAAATGCTAGTTGCTTTACAACTTCTTTCTATGGAAATATCTATTAGATTAGGAAATGATGTAGATATGCCAAGAAATCTTGCAAAAAGTGTGACAGTAGAATAAAAAATTCTACTTTACACGTATAAAAGAATATTTTAGATAAAATTTATCACTTTTTTACAATTTTTGTAATTAAGAAAATTCAAACTTTTATTTTTATTTTTATAAATTTTTTAACTTTAAACGCAGTTGGAAAACAAAAATGGAAAACAAAAGAATGGAAAACAATGAGACTTTGGTCTTTGGAAAACAAAAGGATGGAAAACAAAAATGGAAAACAAGACACAGTATTTATTTACAAGTGAAGTTGTAAGCCCTGGACACCCAGATAAATGTGCAGATATTATTGCCGATTCAATCGTTGATAAGCTAATTATTGAAGATTCAAACAGTAGAGTTGCATCGGAAGTATTTGTAGCAGGGAAAGATATCGTTATTGGTGGAGAAGTAAAATCTAATTGTCAATTAACTAATGAAGATTATGAAAAGATTGTACTAGAAGCACTAGCAAAAATTGGTTATGATGGAAAATCATCATTTACAAATGAGCAGTGTTTACACCCTGATGATGTGAGAGTTCAGGTTTTATTAAACCAACAATCACCAGATATTGGTCAAGGAGTTGATCAAGAAACAGGTGAAATAGGTGCAGGTGACCAAGGAATCATGTTTGGTTTCGCCTCTACTGAAACAGCTGATTATATGCCAGCAGCTATCACATATGCAAGAATGTTATGTGATAAAGTGTATAATTATGCTTTAAAACATAATCACAAGCTTGGAGTTGATATTAAAACTCAAGTTACTGTTGATTATGGAACAAAAGAGAATTTTGAGAATTGTAAACCTCAAAAAATTCATACTATAGTTGTAAGTGCACCTTCTGTTGAAGATATGCCAATAGAGGAAGTTAGAGAGTTGATTCAAGGTTTAATTGATGATACTGGACTCCCGACATCTATGTATGACAAAGAAAAAACAATTATTCATATCAACCCAACAGGAAGATATGTAAGCCATTCATCATTACATGATAGTGGATTAACAGGAAGAAAACTTATTGTTGATTCATTTGGTGGATATGCACCAATTGGTGGAGGAGCTCAAAGTTCTAAAGATTATACTAAAGTTGATAGAAGTGGATTATATGCAGCTAGATGGTTATCAAAACATATTGTAGCAGCAGGTCTAGCAACTAAAGCTTTAGTTCAAATTTCATATGCAATTGGAGTTGCTAAACCAACTTCTGTGTCTGTTGATACATATGGAACATATACAAAATATGATGATGATAAGTTATCTTCTTTTGTAATGGAGAACTTCTCTTTAACACCAAGATGGATAACAGAAAAATTTGATTTAGATAAACCAAGTGCACAAACTTTCCTTTATGCTGATGTAGCATCAAGAGGTCAAGTTGGTCAAAGTGACTATCCTTGGGAAAAACTAGACGAATTAGACAAATTTAAAAACTTATAATTTACAAACAAAGGGTTAATATGGATTTAAAGAATTTATTTAGCAAAATTTCTTTTGATAGTAGTTCAAAAGAGCAACCTACTAAAAAAGATGCACCAAGTCACTGGGTTAAGTGTCCTGAGTGTAATTCTTTAATGTTTTTTAAAGAGGTAGAAAATCAAGATAACATTTGTCCCAAATGTAACTTTCATATGAGAGTTGGAGCAAAAAGAAGAATTGAAATACTAACTGATAAAGATAGTTTTGTTGAGTATGACGCAGATTTAAAACCAAATGATCCTTTAAAGTTTGTAGATAAAACTTCTTATAAAAAAAGAGTAGAACAAGCTGAAAAGAAAACTGGAAGAACTTCTTCTGTTGTAAGTGGTGAAGCTACTATAAATGAAATCCCAGTACAAGTTGTTGTATTTGATTTTTCATTTATGGGTGGTTCATTAGGTTCTGTTGAGGGTGAAAAAATTGTAAGAGCAGTTGATAGAGCAATTGAAAAGCATCAAGGTTTAATTATTGTTTCAGCATCAGGTGGTGCTAGAATGCAAGAATCAACTTTTGCTTTAATGCAAATGGCTAAAACATCAGCTGCATTAAAAAGATTAGATCATGCTAAGCTTCCTTATATATCAATCTTAACAGACCCTACAATGGGTGGTGTTTCTGCATCATTTGCATTCTTAGGTGATATCATTATGGCAGAGCCTGGTGCTTTAATTGGTTTTGCAGGGCAAAGAGTTATTAAGCAAACAATTGGTGCTGATTTACCTGAAGGTTTCCAAAGAGCTGAATTTTTACTAGAAAAAGGTTCAATTGATATGGTAGTAAATAGAAGTGAAATGAAAAAAACATTAACTGATTTACTAAGTATGTTTAAAAAAGAGAAAATTGCTAACTAATGATGAGTAACTTTGAAGAGGCTTTAGGTTTTGAACTTAAAGCCTCGAACCTTCTATATATTTTGTGTGATTTCGAAACACTTCAAAAAAAATCTTTAAATCTTGAAAAATTTGTAAAAATTTGCAAAAAACTAGACGTTAAAGTAGTTCAATACAGAGATAAAATATCTTCTAACTCTATTCAAAAAGAGAATCTTTTCTATCTGAAAGAAAATCTTAATATTCCAATTATTATTAATGATAAGATAGATCTAATAGAGTTTGCAGATGGTTTACATTTAGGTCAAGAGGATTTTGATAAAATCCATAATGATAAAAAAATTGCAACAAAACTAATTAGAAAAAAAATAGGAAAAAAACTTTTAGGTTTATCTACACATAATGAGATAGAGATCCTAGAAGCAAATGACTTAGACCTTGATATGATAGGTTTAGGGGCATATAGAAGTACAAGTACAAAAGATGTATCAACTCTTTTAGGAGATAAGATTTCCTATTTAGCAAAAATCTCAAAACACCCTGTTTGTGCTATTGGTGGTGTTAAAGTTGAAGATAAAATAGAAAATATTAGATTTAATGTAGTTGGTTCTGCTATTTATTCAACATAAAGGTATGATTTGCAAAAAATAAATATATATACTATTGCTAAACCTTCAAAAGATGAATTTGATAAATTAGTAAGTGAATTTAATAAAATGTCTTCAAAGTATGCAAAGGTTGAATTACATTATATCTTTAATAAGACTATTGCAAAGGCTCAAAATATTGGTGAAAAAGAAGCCCAACAAGCTTATAGTGATGTTTATGAACCATTACTAAAAGGTCATAATATTGCTTTAGATGTATTAGGCAAAAAAGTAGACTCATTTTCTTTTGCTAAACTTTTAGAGGGTAAAAATGAAATAAATTTCTTTATTGGTGGTGCATATGGCTTCCAAAGAGAGTTTCTAAAGAAATGTGATAGTATAATATCCCTAAGTGATTTGACAATGGCACATAAAGTCGCAAATGTTGTTTTAGGGGAACAAATTTTTAGAGCATTGAGCATAAATCATAATCATCCATACCACAAATAATTTATATGTTATATGAATTTTTGTATAATTTCAAAATTTAAAAATAAGGGTATAAAAAGTGGCAAACGCAAAACAGATTGAAGAATTAAAGCAAACTTTACTTGAAAGAAAAGAGTTAATTATAAATAATATTAACGAGAGTAGAGAAAGTATCAACTCTTTAAAAAATTCTGAGTGTAATGATGAGTTTGATTATGCAGAAGTTTCTAGTGATAGTTTTAAAGAAGGTATAATAGCGAACCAGCAAGTTAAAGAACTTGAAGAGATTGAAGATGCAATAAAGAGAATTCAAAAGGGAACTTATGGTGTTTGTGAAATGTGTGATGAATCAATTGCCATTGGGAGATTAAGAGCAAAACCATTCGCGAAGTTTTGTACACCTTGTAGAGAGATTTACGAAGTAGAAAAATAGTAAAAAGGATTAAAGATGGGTTTTAAGAAATATGTTGTTTTTTCTGTAATATTTATCATAGCAATATACGGTTATGTATTTAGTTTAGAGTTAGGAAATTATAAAGTAACTGTACTTGATATTTCACTTGCTTTACCAGTTGCTGTTTGGATAATAGTACCATTAATACTATTATTTATTGCAACAATAGGACATATAGTATTTTATGGTTTACTGAATATTTTTAAGCAAAGAGCTATAGATAAAGATCATGAAACAATGATAAATATGATTAAGTCTAATTTATTAGAAACAAATTTTAATAAAAGATTTAAAACAAAAGGTTTCAAAAACCTATCTAATATTCTTAATCAATTCCAATTAAGTGTAAAAGATAAAACTTTCTCATCTAAAGATGAAGAATTAAATAATGTAGTAGCAGCTATTCAAGATATAAATGCTGGTAAACATATTGTAGATAAAAATCTTAAATTTAGTGAAGTTTCATCTATTACAAATAGAAACTTAATAAACAAGGTAAATGAACAAGCTGATTTTGCTGTAGATGTTGTTAAGAAAAGTGAAAATTATTCAGAAAATGTAGTAAAAGCTGCTTTTGAAAAAGTACTTGAAGATAAAAGTATGACTACTATTAAAAAAATCTATAAAAACATCAAGTTAGATAAGCATTTAGCAAGAAGGCTTTTTGAAAAAGATGCTGCTAATAATGAGTTTGGATTTACAAGTGAAGAGATTTTAAAAATTGTAAAAGATTTAGATTACACTAATGAAGATTATATGTCTTTAGCTAAGAACTATGAGTCTATTTTACAGCCAGATCAAATTATTGCATTATTTGAAAAGCTTTCATCAGAACTAGATGAAGCAACACCTGCGTACTTACATGTTTTATTTGAGTATGAAATGATTGATAAAATTAGAGACATTATCGCACCAACTGCTGATGATGAATTCACTGCATTTAAAGCCTTATTAGAGTTAAAAGACGCTGGTAAGCACTACGATTTAGAGTCTATTTCTTATAAATAATGAAAAAAATTGATTTTAACAAACCTCTAGTGGTATTAGCGCCACTAGCAGGATATACAGATTTACCTTTTAGGTCAGTAGTTAAGAAGTTTGGTGCTGATATTACAATTTCTGAAATGATCTCTTCAAACGCTTTAGTATATAAGTCTGAGAAAACATTAAGAATGATTGAAAAATCACCAAGTGAAGATCCTTATATTGTCCAAATAGCAGGTAATAAACCTGAACTTGTAAGAGATGCGGTTGAAATACTTAATGATATTGATGGTATTGATGGTATTGATTTAAACTGTGGTTGTCCAGCTCCAAAAGTTTTTAATCATGGTTCTGGTTCAAATCTTCTAGGGGATTTAAAAAAACTAGAAGAGATACTTTCGACAGTTAAAAGATATTCTAAGAAAGAGTATACAACTGCAAAAGTAAGAATTGGTGTAAATGATAAAATCCCAGTTGATATTGCAAAAGCAGTAGAAGCTTGTGGCGTTGATTATTTAGCGGTTCATGGTAGAACAAGAGCAGGCAAATATAAAGCACCTGTTGATTACGATGCAATTAAAGCAATGGTAGAAGCTGTTTCTATTCCTGTTATTGCTAATGGTGATATAAAAGACTATGATAAAGCAAAAGAGGTTTTAGAATATACTAAGGCCAATGGCGTAATGATAGGTCGAGGTGCTATTGGAAAACCTTGGATTTTCTATCAGTTAAAACATGGTATTGAAGATATATCAGAAGAAAAGAAAAAAGAAATTATATTAGAACACTTTGATTCAGTGTTAGAATTCCATGGAGAGCATGGAGCTTTAATGTTTAGAAAACTTTTACACTCTTATTCAAAAGGTTACAATGGAGCCCATGAATTCAGAGATATCATTAATCGAGTTTCAGATAAAAATGTAATGAGAGATATGATAGAGAACTTCTTTTAGTACTCTTAATTATATTCAAAAAATTATTTAGATAAAATATCCTATTTATACGCAAGATAATCTAAATCGTATAAAGTACAAAGGATATATTTGTCTGATAATTATTATGAATTAACAATAAAACCAGAAAAAAATTATGAACTTTTTTTAGACTTACTTAGTTCTTTAACTAATGATGCTATTGAAGAGCTTGATGGCACTTTAATAGCTAGAAGTGAAGAAGATTTAAGTGATGTTGAAGAGGGGATTTTAAAGTTTGCACAAGCTTTAGAAATCAAATGTGAAACTATATGTTTAGAAAAAGAAAATATTGATTGGATTAAACAGTATCAAGAATCAGTTAAATCAGTTGAAATTGGTAACTATTTTGTAAGACCTTCATGGGAAGAGAAAAAAGATGACAAAATAGATATTATAATTGACCCTGCTTTATCGTTTGGATCAGGTCACCATGAAACTACATCTTCTTGTATCGAAGCTATTGATAAGTATGTACAAAGTAAACAAACTATCTTAGATGTGGGAACAGGAAGTGGTATTTTAGCTGTTGCTGCTGCTAAAAAAGATTGTATAGTTGATATTTGTGATACTGATGAAGTATGTATTAAAGATACAAAATCAAACTTTGAACTAAATAATGTTAGTTTTAAATCCTCATGGATTGGTTCTGCAAATAATGCAAAGTCAAAATATGATGTAGTAATAGCAAATATTGTTGCAGATGTTTTAAGTATGATTGCAGGTGACTTAAAAAAATGTTTAAATGAAAAAGGTATTTTAATTATTTCAGGTATTTTAGATAAGCACCTTGCTAGAGTTCAAAATAGATTTAAAGATTTAGAAGAAATTGAATTAATCCATAAAAATGAATGGGTTACAATAGTATACAAAAATAAGGAGTCATAGTTTATGAATAATAAACCTCAAAATAACAATAATGGTGGAGATAACAACAACTTTTTTAATAATAATCCATTATTAGTATTTGTAATTTTTTCAATAGTTACAATTTTTGCTTTCAAAGCAATATTCCCTGAAGATCAAATGAGTGGTTCTTCAAATTCACAAGTTGCAGCATTTGGACAGTCTCAAAACAAAACTGTTCCATACTCTGATTTAAAGCAATTAATTACAACTGGTAAAATTGAATATGTTGGAATTGGTAATACACAAGTAAAAGCAGTTTCAAAAAATGGTAATCAAGTTATTACTTATACAGCAAGAAGAGTTATTCCTGATGATACTTTAATTCCTAGTTTAGAAAAAAATGGAATTGCATATGGTGGAGTAAATGAAGAGAATGTCTTAGCTGATATTTTATTTGGATGGGTTTTACCTATTTTTATTTTCTTTGCTATTTGGATGTTTATTGCAAAAAGAATGCAAAAATCAATGGGTGGAGGAGGAGGTGGTGGCCTTCTTGGAATTGGTTCATCTAAAAAGATGATTAATTCAGAAAAACCAAAAGTAAAATTTGAAGATATGGCTGGAAATAAAGAAGCAAAAGAAGAAGTTCAAGAAGTTGTTGATTTCTTATCTGATCCTGAAAGATATGTAAAACTTGGAGCTCAGATTCCAAAAGGTGTTTTATTAGTAGGACCTCCAGGTACTGGTAAAACATTACTTGCAAAAGCTGTTGCTGGTGAAGCTGATGTTGAGTTCTTATCTGTTTCTGGTTCTGCATTTATCGAAATGTTTGTAGGTGTTGGTGCTTCAAGAGTGAGA includes the following:
- a CDS encoding 50S ribosomal protein L11 methyltransferase gives rise to the protein MSDNYYELTIKPEKNYELFLDLLSSLTNDAIEELDGTLIARSEEDLSDVEEGILKFAQALEIKCETICLEKENIDWIKQYQESVKSVEIGNYFVRPSWEEKKDDKIDIIIDPALSFGSGHHETTSSCIEAIDKYVQSKQTILDVGTGSGILAVAAAKKDCIVDICDTDEVCIKDTKSNFELNNVSFKSSWIGSANNAKSKYDVVIANIVADVLSMIAGDLKKCLNEKGILIISGILDKHLARVQNRFKDLEEIELIHKNEWVTIVYKNKES
- a CDS encoding tRNA dihydrouridine synthase; protein product: MKKIDFNKPLVVLAPLAGYTDLPFRSVVKKFGADITISEMISSNALVYKSEKTLRMIEKSPSEDPYIVQIAGNKPELVRDAVEILNDIDGIDGIDLNCGCPAPKVFNHGSGSNLLGDLKKLEEILSTVKRYSKKEYTTAKVRIGVNDKIPVDIAKAVEACGVDYLAVHGRTRAGKYKAPVDYDAIKAMVEAVSIPVIANGDIKDYDKAKEVLEYTKANGVMIGRGAIGKPWIFYQLKHGIEDISEEKKKEIILEHFDSVLEFHGEHGALMFRKLLHSYSKGYNGAHEFRDIINRVSDKNVMRDMIENFF
- the metK gene encoding methionine adenosyltransferase; this translates as MENKTQYLFTSEVVSPGHPDKCADIIADSIVDKLIIEDSNSRVASEVFVAGKDIVIGGEVKSNCQLTNEDYEKIVLEALAKIGYDGKSSFTNEQCLHPDDVRVQVLLNQQSPDIGQGVDQETGEIGAGDQGIMFGFASTETADYMPAAITYARMLCDKVYNYALKHNHKLGVDIKTQVTVDYGTKENFENCKPQKIHTIVVSAPSVEDMPIEEVRELIQGLIDDTGLPTSMYDKEKTIIHINPTGRYVSHSSLHDSGLTGRKLIVDSFGGYAPIGGGAQSSKDYTKVDRSGLYAARWLSKHIVAAGLATKALVQISYAIGVAKPTSVSVDTYGTYTKYDDDKLSSFVMENFSLTPRWITEKFDLDKPSAQTFLYADVASRGQVGQSDYPWEKLDELDKFKNL
- a CDS encoding thiamine phosphate synthase translates to MMSNFEEALGFELKASNLLYILCDFETLQKKSLNLEKFVKICKKLDVKVVQYRDKISSNSIQKENLFYLKENLNIPIIINDKIDLIEFADGLHLGQEDFDKIHNDKKIATKLIRKKIGKKLLGLSTHNEIEILEANDLDLDMIGLGAYRSTSTKDVSTLLGDKISYLAKISKHPVCAIGGVKVEDKIENIRFNVVGSAIYST
- the dksA gene encoding RNA polymerase-binding protein DksA, producing MANAKQIEELKQTLLERKELIINNINESRESINSLKNSECNDEFDYAEVSSDSFKEGIIANQQVKELEEIEDAIKRIQKGTYGVCEMCDESIAIGRLRAKPFAKFCTPCREIYEVEK
- a CDS encoding 23S rRNA (pseudouridine(1915)-N(3))-methyltransferase RlmH, with translation MQKINIYTIAKPSKDEFDKLVSEFNKMSSKYAKVELHYIFNKTIAKAQNIGEKEAQQAYSDVYEPLLKGHNIALDVLGKKVDSFSFAKLLEGKNEINFFIGGAYGFQREFLKKCDSIISLSDLTMAHKVANVVLGEQIFRALSINHNHPYHK
- the accD gene encoding acetyl-CoA carboxylase, carboxyltransferase subunit beta codes for the protein MDLKNLFSKISFDSSSKEQPTKKDAPSHWVKCPECNSLMFFKEVENQDNICPKCNFHMRVGAKRRIEILTDKDSFVEYDADLKPNDPLKFVDKTSYKKRVEQAEKKTGRTSSVVSGEATINEIPVQVVVFDFSFMGGSLGSVEGEKIVRAVDRAIEKHQGLIIVSASGGARMQESTFALMQMAKTSAALKRLDHAKLPYISILTDPTMGGVSASFAFLGDIIMAEPGALIGFAGQRVIKQTIGADLPEGFQRAEFLLEKGSIDMVVNRSEMKKTLTDLLSMFKKEKIAN